CTTCAGTGACTGTTTTTatgtgcacaaaatattccgTTTTATTGCCCTTATTccgaaaaagacaatattcctactaagtTAATGGCTAAtgaaatgaatattccactaatattcatatttacatgcagctgtgcatactcAGATTAACATGCcctaacatgttgtttatcacatcaaaataaagaaaagtagAATTGCTGGAGCTGCTTGTGTCATTCTGCTTCTTTGCATTAAAATGaaatttttttcaaagttttccacCAGTGGCAGACTTGTTGGACCATCCAAATACAGCCACCCTCTTTACTTCCTTCAACCatcttcttgaaaaggtcagtgCTGCTATATTTGTGTATATTCAAAAACCTggtgatatccaagtctttcagaATGTTTCAAAGTAGGTGAACCAGATATGTGTCCTCcaggcatgcatctctaccccagccttgcaaactgcaGGTTTGTGTACAACAGTCCAAGACATCACACAGAGCTGATCATATAGATACAAGAGGGCATGTGTAGCCAACTGTAGTAAAAACCCCAACTGAATCGCATATTGTGAATGTATACATGCTCAAAGGATGCACCTAAAACCCCAATAATACTGGCATATCCCACATCTTAATTGTAAAATGCTACTTTTGAAAAATGACCCGTACCAAATTTGGAATACTGTCATATATGGGATAATAGTCGAATAGTTAGTGTGCATGCAAACTTAGTCAGTGATGCACCATGCAGCCTTCACCCTTCACAATAACTTTCCTAGCTGAACTCCCAAAGCTGCTGGATAATATGATGAACTTGTTAAATGATTAATAATCTCTGCTGCAGATGGCCACTGGAGTCCCATGATAGCGGAGGGATCAATAGTTTTCTCCTTTGCCTGCATCATCAAACCGACCGGGGCACAGACGCAGGTAATTTAACTTATCTCTTTAGGTCTTAACTCACCTTTAGTGTTTGGGCTGCtgccaaacaaaaacagatgttgacaggAGACAAGTCTCACAGCAGATATAGTGTGTGTCACATACAAATGCGGACATCTGCCTGCACATGGATGTaggtgcatgtgtttgtgatgtgtgtgtgtgtgtgtgtgtgtgtgtgttggggggggggggtccaaACTGTTTAGCAACTGGATTTTCATGCCTCCTTACAAACCTGTCTGCATATTACAGATCTACCAATATACTGTGCATATATGTTGAGGCTGCATGATTATAGCCAACATGATAACGATTATTTTGATCAATATTGAGATCATAATTATTTGTCACGATTTATCATTGATACTGGTGATAACATACATTTAttgcacttttacttttaaatcaacagagcttttactttcacCTTGTGCTACATTTCTGCTGATTAACAAAGCTTTGCATCAAAACTATTTACTACTCCTTACAAAACTATTACTAAGACTTAAACATTCTTTACCTGAATTCAATTCATCTCCTTGgcaaaaaatatacatttaattGTACCCAAAAATAAAGCATTACCACAGAGTGCAACTGGATGCAAACATCGTTTTTCTGGCCGCATATCTTGGCCATATGACTGCATTGATTAtttcagtctgtcagtctgtctttgagagatggatggatgcgTATTCAGTGctgtattttaatttcttttttaaattttttttttttttttttttttttttttttacggtgGTCACAGTACCGTGACACACTGTACAGCATGTACTTTCATGGATACCTTAGTTGACGCTGGATAAAGACAGGGATTCAGTGAGGTAATGTTTATGACATAACTCATCTTggtcttcattcattcatcattctGCAGACTGTGGTGTTATTTTGGTGGTTTACCAAGTCAGCTGTGTTTCTTATGATTTGCTGCATCCAAACAATAGATTATGATGGTTGATGAACaatgatttttcttttgtctgtctgcaAATGAAATGCAACATTCAGAAAAAAATTCCACAAAGTGCTGCTGCAGGGTGCATGTGTACCAGCATGGCAGCTCTTTAAAGTGGAGGCTGGCTGATGGTTTAGGAGGCGCTTGATTAGATATGCAGCTGAGTTTTCTATGAGCGGAGCACGCAttttaaacatcatcatcacagtcGATTATGTTCATTAAATTGTGTGAAGCCAACATGGTGATTAATATTCGATTAGTTGTGCAGACCTAATATGTATTCAGTGCAGTTATTTGAAAAAATAAGAACTTCTTCTTGAAAATATCACATACACTGTGACCTTTGCTGTGTTCCAATCAAAAACTGTCACGTCTTCTCTCAGACTCTGGGTCTGACAGACAGGAACAAGTGTTGATTAAAGACCATAATCACCTGTTTGACTTCATTTTCTCTGATTTAGAAGCAGGAAAAGATCCTCTATTACATATAGAGACAATAGGGCTGAAAcgaatgattattttcattgctgaTTAACGTGCCGATTAAAAAAATGCCCATAATATTTTCCCAGAACCCAATgtgacacatttaaacagcttctTTCATTCCAACAAAAGCCTAAAACTCATTTTTCAGTTTACTAAAATATTAAGAAGAGACGTGTCAAATTCACACATTCACTGAGGACATTTGTAGCATTTTAACTTGGAAAAAAACTTTCTGTACAATATGTTTTTTAGAAAATATGATGAGGACATGGATGAAGATGACAATTAGAGCTGTTGGTGAGGGGTGAACTGTTACACAATGTAAGAGTGAGCTTGAGGAAACAAAAAGATGGACTGTCAGTGTTATATTTGAAGGAATACTTAATACATAAACAAATATGGTATAGGAGTGGCCTCTGTTGATTCCCATCCCTTGTACAGTATACGACTCAGCATGATCTACATCTGTCTCTTCCGCCATGATGAGGCTTGTTGTTCAGACTACAACACCAGCTACCTCAATGGATTCCTACACTCTGAACATTATTATACACTACTTTAAGAATCTGATTACATatcaaaaaaatgattaaaagctGCATGTGAGCGTTGACGTCTCCTCACCTTGTAATGGAAGGCATCTGGGCACTGCTTACACTGGTACATCCTGGTCTTACAGTGGTGAATCATATGGCTCTCGAGGTCTTTACTGTCTGAGGCGATGTGTTCACAGATGGGACACTGATACGGCTGCCTCTGCCTGTGCACCCGTAGGTGCTGTTTAATGTAGCCCTTATTGCCGCTGCTGTAGCGACACAGGCGGCACCGGTATGGCCTGTCACTGCCAGGTATGAAGTCCACCAGACCACCGTCAGGAGATGTGACCAACCCGTCCATTCCTGGGATGCTACACATGTAACTCCCAGCTCCGTTCCCTGTGACCACACCGGCTACGGCTCCATTTTGGAACTGTGCGTTGTCCTGAAGCTCTTTCAAGATGTCCTCATCTGAGGCGTTCTGGTCCGAGCGCTCTCTCAGTCTTTCGATGACAGTGAGAAGTGACAGGCTGATGCCGGCTTTAGTGGCAGGGCCCTCCTCGTCTCCTTCCCCCAGGCACAGGGAGCCCAAATCTTCTTCTCTGCCCTCACTATGAAGCTCCAAGTCCAATAAAGCAGCCGTTGTTCCTACGTCAGAGGCCTTCGGTCCTGCTGTGGTCACATCTACAGGTTTCTGGACCGTGTTTGGGCTCTGGGCCTGGGCTGTAATTGTTTTCAGACTTACCTTGTTGCTAGAGGTGGGAAGCTCAGGGGTCCTCATAGGCATAGCTACCAGGACCTCAGCTGCCAGAGAGTGAAGGCGGAGCGACTCAGAATGAGTCCTCTTGCGCCCAGCTGGGGGGATGTTTTCATCTCGTGGCGAGTCGCTACCCATAGCGACAGAGGATTTGATATCAGATGCTAAAGGCTGGCTGTCAGATGTGCAGCCAGGGACCACTTCATCCTTCACAGCTCCCACACGGTCCCGCTTCTCAACCTCTGCATCCAGTAAGCTCTTATCCCTGTCCGCATCTGGGCTGAGAAGAAGTGGGTTAGTCGCCATGACTGAATCCTCAGCTGAAGGAAGGCGTTCTACAATCACGTTGATGTGGCCGGCACTGTTGGGACTGCTGTTGATAATCTTCTGAGCTGATGATAGTAAGCTGTCCGTGACAGAGGTGCTATCATGGTGATTATCAATCTCCACCTCAGACTCCGCCTCTGTCGTCACCTGCACCTCCACCATGGGCTCCTCAGAGGTCAGGTCTTTGATAGGGTACacactttcctcctcctcctctgtttttgGAATTTCATTAGAAATAGGATGATTCAACACATCCCTTTTGTTCTCAACAGCCATTGGCACACAGAGCTGGAGCTTGAAGGCCGTGGGCAGCTTTTGCAGGCTTTTATCTTGAAGAACTGGGGAAAAAACAACTATTTCCTCTCTGGTTGCAGCAGTGTTAGCTGTAGCCTGGACCTCTCTCCTTGCCGTAGCTCCATCTTCATCCTCAAAGATGGGGTAAGAGCAGTCAACCAGGCCAGCGTGTTTCCAGGCATGGGTCTTGAGCATTCGCTGCTGGCTGCAAACGTAGCTGCAGATCAGGCAACGGTACAATCCATACTCCTCGTAGCTATACCATTTCTTTTTCTGCGCTAGCTCCTTGGAACCGTCCAATGAACTTTTGATCACCTCGGATCCCATACTGCCACTGCTCCCAGTCCAGTCCCCATCCGGACTCCTTAAAACCTCTTCTTTGCACTCGCTGTAGGTGTCTGTCAGAGTGGAATTTGTCCTCAGGTTGCCACCATTGTCGAAGTGCTGCCTGACATGTGCCTCCAGCTGCCTCTGGTCTCTGGAGGTAAAGCGACACTCAGAGCACATGAGGATGAGGTCACTGTGCTGCTCATTGTGTTGTTTCAGGTGTTCTTTCAGCAGGGGCAGCGTTTGGGAGAGATAGGGGCACAGGCTGCACTGATAGCACGTCACTGTCCGCTTGTGGTTGCTGCCATTTGGGTTGCCGGCTACCTCTGTTAACGTGGAGGTGATGTCATTGTTACTGTCACTTGACACGGGAGAAGAACGAGCGCCATCAGCCGTGCTGCCATCTATTCGCACCTCCTCTTCACTCTCCTGCCCCTTA
The Epinephelus lanceolatus isolate andai-2023 chromosome 2, ASM4190304v1, whole genome shotgun sequence DNA segment above includes these coding regions:
- the znf507 gene encoding zinc finger protein 507, with the protein product MEEISNVAVLITQSSSSSSTPSALGSLSQTQTQQEEDAPQSFQQKQAADSLIQVIEKLSKIVEKRPQRRCTVAGQKRASSAVGGGAEEGTRGSRGGSPYKKIKRTFKGQESEEEVRIDGSTADGARSSPVSSDSNNDITSTLTEVAGNPNGSNHKRTVTCYQCSLCPYLSQTLPLLKEHLKQHNEQHSDLILMCSECRFTSRDQRQLEAHVRQHFDNGGNLRTNSTLTDTYSECKEEVLRSPDGDWTGSSGSMGSEVIKSSLDGSKELAQKKKWYSYEEYGLYRCLICSYVCSQQRMLKTHAWKHAGLVDCSYPIFEDEDGATARREVQATANTAATREEIVVFSPVLQDKSLQKLPTAFKLQLCVPMAVENKRDVLNHPISNEIPKTEEEEESVYPIKDLTSEEPMVEVQVTTEAESEVEIDNHHDSTSVTDSLLSSAQKIINSSPNSAGHINVIVERLPSAEDSVMATNPLLLSPDADRDKSLLDAEVEKRDRVGAVKDEVVPGCTSDSQPLASDIKSSVAMGSDSPRDENIPPAGRKRTHSESLRLHSLAAEVLVAMPMRTPELPTSSNKVSLKTITAQAQSPNTVQKPVDVTTAGPKASDVGTTAALLDLELHSEGREEDLGSLCLGEGDEEGPATKAGISLSLLTVIERLRERSDQNASDEDILKELQDNAQFQNGAVAGVVTGNGAGSYMCSIPGMDGLVTSPDGGLVDFIPGSDRPYRCRLCRYSSGNKGYIKQHLRVHRQRQPYQCPICEHIASDSKDLESHMIHHCKTRMYQCKQCPDAFHYKSQLRNHEREQHSFSGDTAALTPVTETVAMVEEAERVTDEECGMQKMYKCDVCDYTSSTYVGVRNHRRIHNSDKPYRCCSCDFATTNMNSLKSHMKRHPQEHQAVQLLEQYRCSLCGYVCSHPPSLKSHMWKHAGDQNYNYEQVNKAINEAISQSSRAPQKLSAVLESVAERPAVAQPSKDKAKGPVEPLPTPTSVTTTTTTTTTAAAGLAVDSSAGLPTTDPSQWPGESPSPQGKDPAQLQSQSQSQPRTGQAPLPGPGMEYCVLLFCCCICGFESTSKERLMEHMKEHEGDIISIILNKEQQQPEAQAGLQTAE